ACCATGGGGTTGAATTGATCTTCGCTGGTATATGTACCCGGCAGGATGTGTACTGTTTTAGTATTGGTGCTGTCCGGGGCGATTTTGTGTATGGCTTTGGCGATGTTTTTCATAGCAAGTTCAGGACTGTAGCCGCTGTTATCGTCGTCCCCATCAGGGCTTACATAGATATCGTGGTTTACCTCCTGCCGAAAAGCGCGAAGATAATGATAGTTATCGCTGTAACCCTGTGTATCCGTAAAATTGGCATGACGGCCAAAGTAGAAATCACCCGGATTGGGTACCGAGACCAGATCCAGATAGATCTCCAGATTGGTCATCAGATCGGTTACAATGATATCACAGGGCATGCAACCGTAGTTTTCGTACACGGAGCAGCGATTGACTTCATCGAAAATGATATTGGGGATTACACTTCTGTTACTCATGATAAAAATGCCACCTCCGGAACCTGAAGCATAGTTGCTGTGGACATTGGTCCCAGCCAGATTTAGTGAGGACTTATAAGCTGAGATACCTCCTCCCAATACTGCTCGGTTATTTTTAACCACGCAGTTAGTGATACTCACGCTGCAATTGGTGCGGACAAAAACCCCACCTCCCCATCTCTCGTCCTGAGCCCCAAAGGGATAGCCGATGCCGTGTTCCAGGGTCAGACCCCTCAGAGTAACACCCTGTTCTTCATTGACAAACCTCACGCATGGATTGGAATTGTTGCCGTCAATTATCGTAGCGCTGATAAAGCTGCTGTCATTGGTGACTGCTTCCAAAGAGCAGAGGGTGATTATCTTGCCGCCAAATACTACATTCTCATAGTAGCGTCCCGGATACACCAGAACCGTATCACCATTATTGCAGTCGTTTATCGCACTCTGGATGCTGCTATATGGCTGTGAACCATCCAGGGATACGGAACGGGTAAGTGCGGATAGGGGCAAAAGAAAGCACAGAGGAATATAGATAATCAGGCATCGTAATGCCCATAGCGGATTGAATGTAATAACCTGAGACATTGTTTGCTTCGCTGAGGCCACTCGGGTAGCGATGTCAACTTGACTTCTTTTCGATGTCTTCATAATATATATTCCCCTGTTTGCTCATAAGGTAATCCTGTCAACTTGACTACCATAAGCAATAGATAGAATAGGCAAAACCAATACTTTTTCATCATTCCTTCTACCTGAGTTTGTTCTTAATACATCCTTTATACATCTGACTTTTTTAAATCTCATTTAAGCAAGCAATCTGATTAGAAATGCATACTAACAGTATAACTAATCTTCTGCTTCTTGTCAACCAAGAAGTTGAGTGCTTGCGAGAGACCAGATATTGAGTCAACACTTCACTTGAAGACAAAAACCGTTTCTACCCTTTCATTGGAAGTGAAGGACTACGACTATTGTATCTATATGATGGTTGATTACTTCAGAGAGGTCATCTGAAAAGGGTAACCTTTTTACTCAAGCATCGTTTACCATTAACCGACAAGTTGAGAAAGTATATACCACTGGAACACTTTTTGCCGCCAGCATCTCTGCCATCCCAATAGGTGTATTGCTCAATTGTCTTATTGGGATCAAGCGAGATGCTCTTCACTTTTTGACCTTTGATGTTATAGATATCAATGCTTGCGGTGGTTACTCTTGGCATTGAGTCATCCAGTTTTGAGGGTAAAATAACTTTAAGATTAGTGAAGGCAGTAAAGGGATTGGGATAGGCCGAGATACAGCGAGTAGGGGGAGTTTGCTCTGTATCATCTGAAACGCCAACATAGTTACCATTTGAATCAATTCTGACAAGTCCCAGGCGTCGCGGAAGTTCTATTACAGTTGCACAATACAGAATATCCCCATTATCTAATTCTAATAATGGGTGCTTACCTACTCCGATTCTTTCAATTGGTAAAGCATTGCTGCTCCAAAGCATATTAAAAGCACCATCAAACTTGAATATCTCTCCCGTGGGTGTGGAAACCGCAAGGATAATGTTGTTATCATTAGTCCTTATGGCAGGAAATACTATTTCTTCATCAAGGAGCTCATAAGTTGGGATTGTGAGAATTGGTGTGTTAGGATTTATAATAGAAAAGTCTACTCCATAATCGTACACCCTAAGAAGCCCATCCACTACATTGTCGTTGTATCTTAAACCAAAATAGTTCCCGTTAGATTCAATAATACTTTCTTTGTACGCTCCAGGAATGTATTCTTTAGTCCATAATGAATCACCATCAGCAGTTATTTTCATTAATCTCATCATAGGTGAATACCACCAATTATACAAAATTCCACCATCAGAGGTAGTTGTAATTGAGGCATTGGAATGTACCGGTGTTTGATATTGCCAAAGGCATTCTAAAGCATAGTTATACTTGACAATTCCGGTATTGTTTGTACCTTGAATATACCCGGTGATTATAAAACCGTTTTCTACACGCAGAATATCATTTACTGAACCCATTATTCCATCAGTACAATACAAGGTAATCTGCTCAACATACTGAAGATTAGCATCCAACCGTTGCAATCGGTGGTAATGGCTATCCAGAGCGAGATAACCACCAAGCCCATCTTTCACAATTCGCGTATAGTATCCTTCAACTATATCGCCATCGACCTGAGGCCCGAATAAGGTGCTTTGATACACACCATTTCGGGAGTAGAGCATCATCGGTGACTGAGGAAAAACCCATTCTGGGGGAGGAGAATGGAATGTAGCCATGGCTTGCAGGACAAAATTCCCGTCATAAGCTTCGAATACATTAGCTGCTAGTGTTTGACTAATTGGAAAGGATTCCCATGCTGGTAGAGTTTGGGTTGTGGGGTAGTAATAACGCACAAAAGTGCTGTCAATCTGTGCGGACAAGTTTACTGCTACTATGACACACATTATCAACAAAGGAATTAGTTTCATAAATCCTCCAACTAATTCGTTCAAGTTGAGTCCCAAATGTTGGCGCAAAATCCAACACATTGTTCCTCAGGTTATTTGAGGACATTCTAATTATCCTCAATTCTACACTCTATATAATATCTAACGACTGTTTGTATTATTTTCATCTTGTAAATTCTTGTCAAATTATTTTTTTCCTCAAAAGCTACCTCGTCGCGACGAATCAAACGATATAGGACTTGTCAGGTTTTCCCTGATCCTTTCCAATGGCTCTGAAAGAGGCAATTTCCTGTTTATCCAATCCTCTGAATATCCTTGTAGGATAGAATCAAACAACCGTAGGCAACCCAAACGACTCCCTAATTCTGCAAGCTACCAGGTCTTTTAATAGTGGACGCAGCCACAGTAGATATGCCTTTGATGCTCTGCTCTGGGTATTGCGCATCCAGTGAACAATGCAGCGTTGTCATAGTTACCCAGGATAACATTCTTCTATCGCCTTGATTAGTCCATTTGTTCATCACTAATCCAAAGTTCCGATCTTTCCAAACCACAAGCTTTTAAGCTTTGCAAGTCGGTACTGCTCAACATTCGCTTCAATCTTAGAATATTATTGCTTCCTGAAGGGAAAGGGTTTATATAAGTTAGCAATCCTCCGAAAAAATAAGCAGGTGGATCATTCGTTCTTTGTTTTTCTTGTTGTCCGCTATAGTATAGGCACTTAAAATCCGCCTTGCCGCTTCTTCCGCTAAGCTTTGATGGGAGGCAAAGACCTCGCCAATTTTATCTCCTGCTCTTATTTCATCCCCGATTTTAGGATAAAGCAAAGCGCCGGCGCTATAATCAAGCGTATCTGTAACTTTTTGTCTGCCAGCTTTAATGTGGACTAAAGCATAGCCAATTGTGCGGCTATCAATGCTTTGCACCCAACCGTTTTGTTTGGCTATAATAGGAACGGATACATTAGCCCGCGAAAAAAAAGAATAGTCATCAATTACTCTTGGTTCTCCCCCCTGGGCAATAATAATTTCCTGTAATTTTTCCAATGCTTTGCCGCTTAAGACAGCTTCATCTATCATTTTTTTTGCCTGGGAATAATCTTCCGCTTTGCCTGTGCTGAACAGCATTTGGGTAACAAGCTCAGTAGTAAGTTCATAAGTATCTGGCAGATAATTCCCTTTTAAATATTCAATTGCTTCAATCATTTCCAAAGCATTGCCAACGGCATTTCCCAAAGGCGAATTCATATTGGAAAAAACAACTCTGACCTTCTGACCAAAGCTCTTGCCAGTATTTAGCAGTAAATGAGCCAGTTTATTTGCCTTTCTAATATTCGGCATAAAAGCACCGCTACCGATTTTGAGGTCAATAACCAGATGCAAGGCACCTTCAGCTATTTTTTTGCTCATAATGCTGGCGGTTATTAAGCCGGGGCTTTCTACCGTGCCGGTAACATCACGCAA
This genomic stretch from Candidatus Cloacimonas sp. harbors:
- a CDS encoding T9SS type A sorting domain-containing protein, translated to MKLIPLLIMCVIVAVNLSAQIDSTFVRYYYPTTQTLPAWESFPISQTLAANVFEAYDGNFVLQAMATFHSPPPEWVFPQSPMMLYSRNGVYQSTLFGPQVDGDIVEGYYTRIVKDGLGGYLALDSHYHRLQRLDANLQYVEQITLYCTDGIMGSVNDILRVENGFIITGYIQGTNNTGIVKYNYALECLWQYQTPVHSNASITTTSDGGILYNWWYSPMMRLMKITADGDSLWTKEYIPGAYKESIIESNGNYFGLRYNDNVVDGLLRVYDYGVDFSIINPNTPILTIPTYELLDEEIVFPAIRTNDNNIILAVSTPTGEIFKFDGAFNMLWSSNALPIERIGVGKHPLLELDNGDILYCATVIELPRRLGLVRIDSNGNYVGVSDDTEQTPPTRCISAYPNPFTAFTNLKVILPSKLDDSMPRVTTASIDIYNIKGQKVKSISLDPNKTIEQYTYWDGRDAGGKKCSSGIYFLNLSVNGKRCLSKKVTLFR
- a CDS encoding thymidine phosphorylase — encoded protein: MNSYNPVELIIKKRDAYELTAAEIAYFISAFLKGEITDYQMSAFLMACFLQGLSETEIEALTEAYIASGHTLSFGKGLPVADKHSTGGVGDKISLMLAPIAAALGLLVPMISGRGLGHTGGTLDKLESILGFQTSFSMQEFKKLVEKHGLALAGQSEELVPADKKIYALRDVTGTVESPGLITASIMSKKIAEGALHLVIDLKIGSGAFMPNIRKANKLAHLLLNTGKSFGQKVRVVFSNMNSPLGNAVGNALEMIEAIEYLKGNYLPDTYELTTELVTQMLFSTGKAEDYSQAKKMIDEAVLSGKALEKLQEIIIAQGGEPRVIDDYSFFSRANVSVPIIAKQNGWVQSIDSRTIGYALVHIKAGRQKVTDTLDYSAGALLYPKIGDEIRAGDKIGEVFASHQSLAEEAARRILSAYTIADNKKNKERMIHLLIFSEDC